The following is a genomic window from Nicotiana tabacum cultivar K326 chromosome 3, ASM71507v2, whole genome shotgun sequence.
tggtatgcaatttcgtattcacataactctattgcccacttagctaacctacctgataactcatgcttatgtaatatgttACGTAAAGGATAGGTAGTTACCACAAcgataggatgacactgaaagtaaggtcttaactttctagatgccatgattaacgcAAGTGCAAGTAGAGGAGTAGcttttccccagcctttggttttgccaacaaaggtggatttgataagtacgttttcaaatttctaagtgcttgttgacattcctcattccattcaaaatgatcctgcttcttaagggctgagaagaatttaaaacacttctctgatgatttagagatgaatcttcccaaggccgcaattctccctgttaatctttgaacttctttcttgtttgaaagtatgtcagggatttcctcaatggctttaatctgtgcaggatttacttcaattccacggttagaaacaagaaaacccaaaaacttgcctgatgcaacgccaaatgcacatttttcgggatttaacttcatattaaatttgcgcaaaattgaaaatgtgtcagataaATGTGATATGCGATTTTTTGAGtactgagttttaacaagcatatcatctatatatacctccattgtctttcctaaatattcctgaaacattttggtaactaacctctgatacgttgcacctgcattctttagaccaaagggcattattTTATAACGGTAAGTCCCCttgtctgttatgaatgaagttttttcttcatctcccggatccattttaatctgattataacctgaatatgcatctaaaaaacttaacaattcgtgacctgcagttgcatcaatcaattgatctatatgtggtagtgggaaagaatctttagggcagactttgttaagatctgtataatctacacaaaccgccacttaccgtttttctttggaaccacaacagtattggctaaccagttaggatattttacctctagaatggaaccaatttttagcaatttttggacttcttcttgaatcacctgattcttgaaagtttcctgctttcttttcttttgcttcataGGAGGATATGAcggatcttcatttagtttatgagtcatcacctccggtggtattcctgtcatgtcggagtgggaccaagcaaagcagtccatgttagtttccaaaaattcaattaacttacctttcattcctTGGTCAAGATTAGCTCcgacatagacttttttatcaggccATTGAGCGAATAACACGATAGGTTCTAATTCCTctatcgttgttttgatattttcattctcttctggttcttgaatggtatcaggccttgagtctacatctgttcacccttgttcagttgaggtttgtgttgtgatgtcctcaactgccttctgtgattgctatttgcctTCACTTCTCGTGCTTGTATCTGCAACGGAGTTAATAGCCCTGGATGTATGTTGATCTCCGCGAATTTGACAGATTCCCCATGGCGatggaaatttgataacttgatacaaggttgaaggaacaacatccatttcatggatccatggtctccccagaatcatgttgtaagccatctccatgtctactacctggaactttgtatctttgacgacCCCTTCAGCAAAAGTGAtgagtgttacctctcctttcgtgacgacactggaattatcaaatccagatagagtatgcgcctttggtattactctatcttcagcttgcatctcacgtagcactcttagcaaaataatattcacggaactacctggatcaatcaaaactcgtttcacattagtatcatgcacaattaaagatattaccagtgcatcgttatgagggatTAATACGCCATCTGTATCTGCATCATTGAATGTAATATTGCCTTCTTCTAAAACATGTCGCACCCGTTTCCCTTAGATAATAGTTACTTTGGAAGTTTTGTTAGCTGCAGTATATGACACACCATTAAtgtcttcacccccacttataacgttaacagttcttttgggagaaggtggttttggaggctcctgcatgttcttcatgtaagcttgcttgcctttctcgctgaacaactcagtaagatatccttgttttaataaatgatcaacttcactttgtaaaaatctgcaatctgctgttttatgcccgtgatcatTATGGAACTCGCAACTTATACTATGGGTTATTGTTATCCTTGTCATCAACACCTTTTTTTTTACATTTGCCATTGACCTTAACAGAGCTTCGGTATATAGTGGGTGAATTTCATGTGCTAAGATTTTCGGAAAAACAGCATTAGATTTACCCCTTTACTTTTAATCATGTTTTAAACTTACCCTACAGTTATACTTCAGTTAAGTATAGATCTCCATTAGgtgcaacaataataacaataacaacaacaataacctagTAAAATCTCATAAGTGGAGTCTGgagataaagaggttgtttccgatataTGAATATTCATTAAGAGCATAGGAAAATATAAAACGATTTAACACTAATACGAATAATCCTAATATTTTGTACAGTAAATGAGGATTTATTTTTATCCTGTTCCATGTATTAGTATTAAATGAGGTGTGAGCGGTTGTTGGGAATTTTGAATTAGGCTTGGAAGACACGCAcccaagaaaaggaaaagcatatGGCTAAGTTGTGTTGACTAATTAAAACACCTTGCTTCCCAAGTTTTCCCACctcttccacctccaaaactctcTACTCTTCCTATATATAAACCGAATCCATCACCATTTCTACAACCAATTCAACCATTTTTAAGCTCACAAAAAATTCAACCAAAAATGAAGAGAGAAGGTCGCCAACACGGTATGGTTCGTACTTACCCAATTTTACCTTCTTCTTGGAACCCAAAACCCGAGCCAAGGTACATCAACAAGTCCAATTCACCACCAACCGCTGGGCTTTTTACAAAGGTTTCAACTAAGCCCTGTAACCATTCCAAGTTCACAGGCAAGTGCGGTAGGCCCAGATGCAACAGCTGCCATATTCACCCAGCTGGAAAATCGAAGGACAAAACTAAAGGAACTCAAAAATTAAAGGGACGTGGCGACGTTGTTTCGAATTATAGGTTGATTACTTGGAGAGTTGTTGATTCCAGACCTGGGTTGAATTTTTCTGGGTTTTCGGCTTCTGGACTTTTGGATCATTTGGATAGTGATTATTCTTATTACATGGATCATGATGATGATCATGGAATTTACTATGATGCCCCTGATGGAGATTATTTTAACGACGAAATTGGATCGGAACTGGTAGTTGACTCCAATTGGTCAACACCTGGAGTTGAGATTGAGGAGATTGATGAATGTGAAGATAATggggatgatgatgaagaaagaaTGAGTTTCTGTGAGGTGGGATTTGTGTGGGAAAAAGTTGAAGAAGATGGAGATTGGTGTGTGGTGGAAGAAATGTAAAAATTGGGTGCGTTCTTATTGTATTTGTATTTAATATTGTGACCTTTCAATATTGTTCCATTTCTGTAATTGTATTTACTTGTCaaataaattgattattttacaGCAATGAGATGGCGTTGATTTGTGAGAAAGTTGCAGTTTTTGTATATGCATTCAACCTAATGGTTAGAAAAATGATTATTTAAcgaattaaattttattattatgaaaTTAGTTTATGTGCATTACCATTATTTAAAAAAAGGATCAGAGTTCGTAGCTGCTGTCTGACTCAGTTCACCGAGAATATGAGCATCTTCCATATTCTTTTGTGCCAATATAAGATGATCGTGTCGTGTAAGGAAATGATTGTGTACGACTCcttttttattgttattgttatccTTTTAGATGCACCGAACAACCGTCTTATTTTTGCATTGCCTTTTCTATTTTGGGCGagtaacagcttgtttggatggttgttacttctcgtttcataatgtatcgtattatatcgtattgtattgtactgtactgtattatttgatgaatacaatgtttgaatGGATTATGTCATTTTATCGTCGTTTTATGGTATCATGCACCAGTAATATaatgaataaacttgcaatattataacaAAAAATTTTGATAcggtatataaaaaggtagggtaaatgataaaataaaattatttaatacttatgaagggtgagattgaggggttgctctgatggtaagcaacctccacttccaaccaagaggttgtgagttcgagtctccccaagagcaaggtgggaagttcttggagggaaggatgccgggggtcttaTTTGGAATcagcctctctaccccatggtaggggtaaggtctgcgtacacactgccctccccagaccccactaagtgggattatactgggttgttgttgttgttgttgttgttgttgttgttgttgttgttgttgaagggtgagattgagagaaaaacccaaggaaacgacgcgaccacaccaaatcggccGTTACATAAGTGACACATTTCATCAttacgtaacgacggatttaacgataggctacaataaaatttaagtaacaatcataacaaacattgtatttaaagtaacaatacgatagataacaaccatccaaacaagccgtaagttacaaaaataaaatatgtgGTTCAGCAATGTCGTCGGCTAAATATTAAACATTTTTTGCCTTTCCTCTCCCTTTTCCCTTTCTTTCACAATTTACCATCTTGTTTATATATCAGTCTCGCCCACGGGTAGCAGGGGCGGATGGAGTTTAGAATTATCAGGAACCTAGTATTTTCGACGCGGAACATAAACTTATAGGTAAAAATTACTAacattacaataaataaaagatatgaatccataactttaaaaatataatagattCAATGGTAAAAACCTTGTATGTTGAACCTACAAAGCTTAAATCCTGGATCCACATGTACGGATAGTACCATACACATGCTTATGATCACAACAGGCAAACACAAGCCTTAGATTTATAATTTGGCTAAAAATGTTATACTAACTAAATTGAGCTGGTCTTGTATTTCACAATGCAATCGTTGTGAAATGAAAATTTAACGATCTCAAAGGCTAAATACAAGGACACAGGGTTACAACTCTTTCTAAACCATAACACATGCATCTCCTGCCTCTAGATGGCTTTTATACAAGATTTTAGAGTTTGAGGAGGACCAGgcatttctaaaaaaaatactaCTCTTTGCAAGGAACGAAAATTTTATAGGTTTTCAACAAGTCTTCTTTCTTGGATTCATGCAAGAGTCATTCTTGGTCAAAGATGCAGAAGCAGGCTTCGAGACTAAGCCTTGCTTTGAGCTTGGATAGGGCATTCTTCGAAGCTTGGGCAATTGTGCAACTGGAGTCTGCACAAAAAATAAACCATATGAAATGCTGCTACCAAGAATATATAGTAGGAGAAAATCGCGGAGAAGGATGCTGATCACAATAATCAGTTCAGTGTCTAGACTGTCATTCATCGTGGAGCCTAGTTGATTTATGTCATCACGAAAAAAGTGGGGACAAAAGTAGCTTTTAATAATAACTGAATAATGAAGGAATAATACAATGTAGTGGTACCTTTTTTCTGGGATCTATTGCTGTTTCTCTTTCCTTGTAGAACTCAGGCAGGGGGCGAGCTTTGAAGCAAAAGCTTTGCCGAAGTTTCCTGAACTCCGATTCTGCTTTCTCCTGCAAGCAACATTGTATTGTTTGTTGATACGAATTTGACTTTATATTGATCATTTGCAATTTAAAATGACACTCCAATGTTAGAAATTTTGGTAAGAAAAAGTACTGTAGGATATGAAAAGAGCGGATTAAAGGTGTGTAAACTTCGTCTCTTTCCATTAAGCATTTTCAGGGAACAAAAAGAAGTACCAAATCCAATTTGCATTTGTAAGTACCAAACCCAATTTGCATTTGTAAGCCATTAGCATGAGTAACAGATGCTAAAGATGGTTTAGATGTGTTTTATACTGAATCTGAATCATGTGTATATAAAGATTGTTAGTTTTCTTCCGCTTAAACATCTTATTCCAATATTTGACTCCAAAGCGAAGAATAGAAAAGATGATGCTAAGCATGTGCATATGTATAACTAAATGTTAGACACTTTAATTTTTCTACACTATAGAGCAACCTTTCCTTGTTATTATTAGAAACCATAAGAGGAGAAATGGAGGAAAAGAATAGGAAATGTCAACTCCCAAATTGACTACAAGTGAAAAGACCAGAAGTGGCTCTGTAACGATTTCTACCGAAATGTTCAGGGTGGAAATAACCCCTTCTCGACCCAACTCCTGCAAAATCTTTGCTCCTTTCTTGGATACAACCAAACCGATTGCATTAGTACAAAGACAATCACACCCCTTACAGCATTCAAAAGTTTTAAACAGAACTTTTCATAAGAAAGAATTTTGCAGCAAAGTATAATTTAGCATGATCATAAACATGAGAAGGTTAAGAAGTCTTAGATTGCTCATTTCTGTATGCTTAACTTGGCAAAGGTAAGGCAATTTCTGTTTTATAGGACAAGATACAATTGTTTGGATCAATTGACAGTCTTTTCTTAGTagtattaaataattattctttcaataatttttaatgtaatattaaaaaaaatattaatccaATATTAAAAAACTGAAAAGGAATTATTAAATCTTTACCCTAAAATCTTGAGCTTAACCACTTTAATTCTGCATACCATACCCAAAAAGATTTTGAACTTATATTATGATCTCATTCCTAAGTAAAGGTTGGTCAAAGTTCACACACTACTTTTCTTTGTTTTCGTTGTTCAGAAAATAGGAGGTGCAGAATTCATGGTACAGACAAACATTATACAAGCCATAGGGGAAGCTTTGCATAAGGAGTCAAACCTTTAATgtcgtttgtggttggacttTCTTTACCTCCTTGGCATTGAATTTCTCTTCAAGCTTCTGAAAATATTTGCACAAGTACAAGATATATGAGAACATTGGAGTTTTCATAATGCAAAGGGAGATATAACCCACATAAAAATCCtactataaatttaaatattacaCTCGCCTGTTTTCTTTGTGCAGCTCTTTCTTCTGTCCTCAAGTGGAAAGG
Proteins encoded in this region:
- the LOC107812082 gene encoding uncharacterized protein LOC107812082, with the protein product MKREGRQHGMVRTYPILPSSWNPKPEPRYINKSNSPPTAGLFTKVSTKPCNHSKFTGKCGRPRCNSCHIHPAGKSKDKTKGTQKLKGRGDVVSNYRLITWRVVDSRPGLNFSGFSASGLLDHLDSDYSYYMDHDDDHGIYYDAPDGDYFNDEIGSELVVDSNWSTPGVEIEEIDECEDNGDDDEERMSFCEVGFVWEKVEEDGDWCVVEEM